The window GGAGGTTATGCCCCTCCCCCGGGATATAGCTGGTCACCTCGAACCCGTTGGTCAGGCGCACACGCGCCACTTTACGCAAAGCCGAGTTCGGTTTTTTCGGAGTCGTTGTATAGACCCGGGTGCACACGCCCCTTTTCTGGGGACAGGCCTTCAGCGCCGGGACCTTGTTGCGCGCCCCGATGCGGGTACGCGGCTTACGGATCAACTGGTTGATCGTTGGCATTGACGTGTCATTCCTTCACATATTGGGCCGGGCCGCAGGGCCAGACCGTGGTTTGCGCCTCTGCCCGG of the Pseudomonadota bacterium genome contains:
- the rpsL gene encoding 30S ribosomal protein S12, translated to MPTINQLIRKPRTRIGARNKVPALKACPQKRGVCTRVYTTTPKKPNSALRKVARVRLTNGFEVTSYIPGEGHNLQEHSVVMIRGGRVKDLPGVRYHIIRGTLDTQGVKDRRQRRSKYGAKRPK